A segment of the Leptolyngbya sp. NIES-3755 genome:
TGGCTGCGATCGCAGACTTGCCTAGTTTATTTACCATAACGAGTACTCACACCACAGATAAATAGAAATGAATCGATCGCCGTTCAAGTGAAGCCATCAAACTGACGAAAAACAGCCCGTAGCCCTTGAACTGATTGAGACATCATCTATGAACATATTCGGGTTTTTTGTTATGAAAGATACTTGCAAGTTTTGTTTTAAGAATTCATCTGTCGTCGGTAGGAAATTAAGATTAGGGTGTTTATTCACAATTCGATTCATTGCTATAGAGATAGGCGAGAACAGTCAATATCCGCTAAGATCGCGGCATTTGTTCCCGATATTTTTCTTCTTATGGCTAATCGTGCGCTACTCCTCGTCAATCGCAATGCCCGTAAAGGTCATGACCAACTTGAGGCAGCAATTCATCAGCTAGAATCTTTGGGATTAGAACTGATCGAAGCACCGATCGATCGTCCAACATTGCTACCCCAAACCATTCGAGAAAACCGCGATCGAGTAGATTTCGTGATTGTCGGCGGCGGCGATGGAACCCTCAATGCTGCGGTTGAAGGATTAGTTGAAACTGGCTTACCACTTGGAATTCTCCCACTTGGAACTGCGAATGATTTAGCCAGAACGCTGGGGCTTCCAGTAACATTACCTGAAGCTTGCCAAGTGATTGCGAACGGTAAAATTCAGAAGATTGATCTGGGTTGGGTGAATGGGAAGTATTTCTTCAATGTTGCAAGCTTAGGATTAAGTGTTCAAATTACACGCGGTTTAACCAAGACAGCGAAAAAACGTTGGGGTGTGTTAGCGTATGCGGCGACTGC
Coding sequences within it:
- a CDS encoding lipid kinase (similar to AA sequence:cyanobase_aa:LBDG_32120), coding for MANRALLLVNRNARKGHDQLEAAIHQLESLGLELIEAPIDRPTLLPQTIRENRDRVDFVIVGGGDGTLNAAVEGLVETGLPLGILPLGTANDLARTLGLPVTLPEACQVIANGKIQKIDLGWVNGKYFFNVASLGLSVQITRGLTKTAKKRWGVLAYAATAFQVLWKSRRFKAEIVCDGRSQKVKTVQIAVGNGRYYGGGMAVAEDAAIDDERLDLYSLEIDHWWQMALALPALRRGTHTKSRWVQSWQGKEIFVYVKKSKSINTDGEITTNTPAHFKVVPKALSVLVP